The Fusarium keratoplasticum isolate Fu6.1 chromosome 4, whole genome shotgun sequence genome contains the following window.
CGCCGCGgcttgctctgctctgcagACGGCTTGGAAGCTTCCCCAGACTCAGTAAGCTTGAAACTTTGGTGGCTTGAATGATTTACTAACGCAACCCAGCTTCGAGTCATCTTCGTCTGTGATGCAGGCCTTCTTTGCCAACCAGAGCTGTGATCCCTTCCTGGCTGAGTCTCGCCCTTGCACTCTAGGCAACTATCCTGCGTATGCCGTCAAGGTGTCCAACGCCAACCAAGTTGCTGCCGCTGTTCGGTTTGCCAATGACCACAACATCCGCCTGGTTGTGCGCAACACTGGCCATGAGTAAGTGTCCACTATACTTCCATTAGACTCGTAACTAACAATGACAGTTACCTTGGCCGCTCTACTGGCGCTGGCTCTCTCGCCATCTGGACTCACTTCATGAAGGACGCTGAAGTCGTTCAGTGGTCCGACAAGCTGTACAACGGCCCTGCCATCAAGCTCGGTGCCGGTATCCAGGGTGCGGACGCCGTCGAGTTTGCCAATTCTCACGGCCTCACCGCCATCTCCGGCGAATGTCCCACCGTCGGTCTTGCTGGCTTCACTCTTGGCGGTGGCCACTCTGCTCTCAGCACCAGCTACGGCCTTGGTGCTGATCAGACCCTTGAGTTCGAAGTTGTCACTGCGGCCGGCAGAGTCGTCAGGGCTTCTGCGTTCGAGAACAGTGATCTCTACTGGGCCCTGagcggtggtggtgctggcaaCTTTGCTGTTGTCACCTCCATTACTGTTCGAGCTCACTACACTGGTACTATTGGAGGTGCTACTCTCCAGATGGTTGCCTCTGACAAGGCAACCTTTGACAAGGCCGTCGCCAAGTTCCACGAGCTTCTGCCCGCCATGATTGACCACGGTCCTACCGTTATCTACTATGTCACCAGCGGTGTTCTCGTCGTCAAGCCCATCACTCTCGTCAACTCTACCGGAGACTACGTCCGTGATGAGGTTCTCGGCCCCTTCACTAGCTACCTCGCCTCGGTTGGCATCACGCCTGTGGTCTCTTACACTACCCTCAACTACCGCGACCACTACGACACCTACATGGGTCCTCTCCCCAACGGCCACATCGGTGCTTCCGAGTACCAGTACGGAGGCCGTCTCATCCCCCGCTCCGTCATTGAGAACGATAACGACAACTTCCAAAAGGTGATCCGCAACCTCACCGCCAACGGTGTCATCGCCGTCGGCAGCGGTGGCAGCTTCCAGCCCTTCAAGGGCGTCTCCAACGCTGTTCACCCCGCCTggcgcaaggccatcatgTCGATGCAGCTCGCCACCACCTGGGATCCCCTCCGCTGGGACGACATGCTCACGATGCAGAAGCGCATCACCTACGAGTTCATGCCCCAGATCGAGGCCGTCACCCCCGGTAGCGGCACTTACATGAACGAGGCCGACTTTAACCAGCTCAACTGGCAGGAGACTTT
Protein-coding sequences here:
- a CDS encoding FAD-binding PCMH-type domain-containing protein yields the protein MRITQSLSWALATVGAVSAGSTPKCRCLPGDACWPSTNVWSQFNKTVNGGLIKTVPIGSPCHDPTYDAAACSALQTAWKLPQTHFESSSSVMQAFFANQSCDPFLAESRPCTLGNYPAYAVKVSNANQVAAAVRFANDHNIRLVVRNTGHDYLGRSTGAGSLAIWTHFMKDAEVVQWSDKLYNGPAIKLGAGIQGADAVEFANSHGLTAISGECPTVGLAGFTLGGGHSALSTSYGLGADQTLEFEVVTAAGRVVRASAFENSDLYWALSGGGAGNFAVVTSITVRAHYTGTIGGATLQMVASDKATFDKAVAKFHELLPAMIDHGPTVIYYVTSGVLVVKPITLVNSTGDYVRDEVLGPFTSYLASVGITPVVSYTTLNYRDHYDTYMGPLPNGHIGASEYQYGGRLIPRSVIENDNDNFQKVIRNLTANGVIAVGSGGSFQPFKGVSNAVHPAWRKAIMSMQLATTWDPLRWDDMLTMQKRITYEFMPQIEAVTPGSGTYMNEADFNQLNWQETFYGDNWSRLASIKKKWDPKSLFYNLKGVGSDAWSVAADGRMCRV